cattttatttaattaaacttatgttaagacattattatacacttttgactttaaataacattataacctatgttattattataacttacacttttaaaattaatgttgactatgtttgaccaaagttgacttttgagttgactttcggttgactttgactttcagttgacttctgttgactttctaaataaggaaactttcctaacttcaaaactttctaaaaatagaactttccaaaaatagaaactttccaaaaatagagactttccaaaaatagaaactttcctaaaatagaaaactttccaaaaatggaaaccttctaaaaatagaaactttctaaaaatagaaagtgtgtgtccttatgctgttccaatcaaaccgatgcttgatgagtaatgttctatgtctacttgcaacatgtacaatagctatcatactaagacttgacctaagttagttatttatatcgacctgctttatttataggtcggcgttgcggtctttcttgatcactttactttacttgctgttcgcttgtttgtgagatttcttcagttgctatttaaggtgagttatagtcccgtttttacatacttttcaaagtatactttttgggatgtgattacatgcatatttttatttacggttagacacaagtaacagttaaatttaattattcattgtgagttggacaaaaatattccctagtctggtaactgtaatcattggtttctaccggtgaacgcgaatcctacggatagatctatcgggtttgacaaccccatttcgagctagtcgcgctagcaatttataatcggaatgtttagtacttcgtaatttgttgtagatacactgtccaagtgtatatttttattgtgtttggcaagggtaaataaagggttaagtggttaccaggtggctcattgataatggaataatgtttaatgttttctaacatttttaaatcttgtggtctaaagtttacttatttatttaaacctataattcactcaacctttgtgttgacagtttacttgcatgttttcacaggtacttgagttatttgatgcttccgctgtcgttagaagagtctgcatgcatttgggcagattttatgaaactatttatgaaacttaagtttgcattctattttggataatttaaattgtgggtttgttggcaatttttgtgtcaacttttggttcattactatggttggttgattttaaactacttaattgggtttgtttcctttttgggcaacattttgaaataaaagaatgcaactttgtttatttaattcatttaagtccgatcaagctatgggaccaactgacggatccgttaagtgttttgacggggtcgtcacacttcctcatggattggtccactatataggggcacgatccatggataagcttaaaaggagtacaaacgggataagcaaaataaaatttttttttttttgaatttttttttacattcataaatctgcattaaaatgcaactctaatcaatttttttcataaaaaaaaagttcaaaatctttcaaaaatcgatgatgaatggtaaaattaaccattcatcgggttaatttatcattcatcttgtttacgatgaatgataaaattaatcaatgctaaaaaaacccagatgaatggttaaattaaccattcatctgtttttttatcattcatcataaacagatgaatggttaaattaaccattcatctgctttttttagaattgattaattttatcattcatcgcgaacaaaaatgaatgataattaaccagatgaatggttaattttaccattcatcatcaatttttaccattcatcaccgatgtttaccattcatcatcgattttcgaacgattttgttaaaaaaactttttaaaattttttcgttttcttctatttgcatattaaaggatcgtttttttttataaaaaaaaaaatttgaaattttacttatccagtttgtgccccatttagtgcttatctatggattggtccaatatatatatatatatatatatatatatatatatatatatatatatatatatatatatatatatatatatatatatataaaatgatgtcCATTTGTGAAACACAATTTTAGTGCGCGCGCTATTCTTATGAATGTGCTACGCAGTTATTGACCAAAATTATAGGAATTAACGAGTATTTGATAACTACTATACGTTCAATTTTCTTTTtaaaataattttattgataacacCAAAAAGGCTACAAGCCAGAGTGAGAGATTCAAGAAGgtacaaaataaatttttttttcaaaataatgAGAACTTTATATCAACCAAAAACGAACAAAGGACAACACGAGCCGACAAACCAAACCTACCGAAGCACACAAGCACCTAAAACCAAAGGAAACTAGAGTGTGAACAAACGTTTAGTTTAGAGGTAATAATCTAATATGCAATTACTTTTGTGTCTAGTATGTCTATTTCAAAAACAAGGATACTATTCGTACTCTTGTATGAGTGATTATTTCGATCTTGTATTTCAATGTACACTATTGGTATTCTTATTATATCACTTTCATATATCTTTAAGAATGGCTAGTGGGGGAGGAAGGCACCAAGAGATGGGACGAATCGCTGCACGTTCATTTATAAACGATGATGACAGTAAAAGTTTGAGTGGAAGTTTTGAGTCTTTTAATTATCAAAGATTGAACGTTACATCTCGTGTAAGTGAATTAATAAATCTATACCTATCGTACATCATATGTCAATAATCTCTTTATTGTTAATAACTTCTTTAGGTTTTCTATGGTATATTTTGTTGGTGGAATCTAAGAACTAAGTCGTATATTATATAAGTAAATAATCCTCAAATTGTCGAGTATATTATGCAACATTAGAAAACTAAAGCTTGAGGATTATGTATGCAACCATGTATGCCAATCGAACGCCTTTGTTTTGCATCTTCTCGCGATCCACTCGAAACTTTTGATTTGTATCTCGTCCAAAGCAACCGGAGGATTCCAACACTTGTTTTTGAAGACTTTTTGATTACGATCCTTCCATATGAGGTAACCGCACTTCCACTGCACCGCTTGCCAAATTTTCATGCCTAACTCCGATATTCTATGGTTTGATTTGCCACGAAAGGATTCATCTATATTTATTGCATTACCACTTACCCCCCACCAATCACGCACCTTGAACCAAATATCATGAGCTAGCTTACATTGGAAAAGAGAGTGATCGACAGATTCCACATCATCATCGCAAATTGGGCAGCGAGTTGAGTGGAGGTCAATACCTCTATTATCTAACTCTATGAGAACCGGTAAACGCTTTTTCCTCGCACGCCAGATGAAGACTTCTACCTTTTTGGCACAAAATTATTACGCAATGTATCATTTGTACCTACGCATAACAATTTGTCACTGACCAAATCCGAAAGAATCTTTGTTGTGTATATCCCATTGTTGCTTGCTTGCCATTGCCACGCATCCGGACACCCAGGCTTGATGGCCACCTCACTGATCAAAGAGTTTAGAGTAGTGAGTTCACCAAGGCCTCTGCCAAAGGGTTCCCTCACCCACTCCCACTAACCTGCACATTTGGAACCGTCCCAGACTATTCGCTCACTGACCGAAGCATCCAGGTTTAAGTCCAAGCGTGCCAGTCGTTTGAACTTGTTTTTTAGGCAATCACCCCCTATCCACTTGTCATTCCAAAAAGAAGTTGTAGCACCGTCACCAATAGCCTTGGAAAAGGAGGACTTGAAAGGAACTCCAATAGTATCTATATAGTTTCCTGTTTTCACAATGTAAGACCAAACCGAAGTCATAGAGCCAAAATGAGAAGTAATATCCGAATCAAGACCGCCCAAAGAGCCATAAATGTTTTGATAACTTTGACGAACAAGGAGGTGGGCTCGGTataaaacctccaccaccacttgccaatcAAAGGCAAATTTTTACTTTTTAAAGACCCCAACTTTAACCCGCCCTTTTCATAAGGTAGCAGAACCTCGTCCAATTTTACCCAAGAAATTTTATTATTACCCTACCCACCCCCAAAATAAGGAACGTCTTACACTCTCGAGTTTTTTTAGATCGCAAGGCAGGGCACGGAAGAGCGAGAAGTAATACAATGAGATACTATTTAAAACCGATTTGACAAGGGTCAAACGTCCACCAAATGACATCGCACGCGTTTTTCAATCCGAAAGTCTTTTATCAAATTTTGCCACAACTTCCCAACTAGCCATTTTGTTCATCTTTGCCCCGATTGAAAGGCCGAGGTAAATAAATGGGAACGAGCCAACCTTACACCCGTTTTTGTTTGCCATTGCATCAACCTTAAGCTTGTTCACACCTACACCAAAAATGTTGCTTTTGTGGTAGTTAACTTTGAGACCCGAAGTTAGTTCGACGCATTTAAGTAGCTTCGTGAGATTGAGGATACTGCTCTCATTCCAAGATCCGAAGAATATCGTATCATTCGCATATTGGAGGATAGAGATGGGGACCCTATCATTACCCACTTCAACGCCCGAAAATAGCCCGCTCCGGACCTCGGCCTTAGTTAAAATATTTAGCCCTTCCGCCACGAGGATAAAGAGGAACGGCGAGAGGGGGTTACTTTGTCTCACTCCTCTTCCAAGTTTGAACTCGTTTGTAGGTGAACCATTAACTAGGATAGAGATAGACGTCGATTTGAGGCATGATAAAATCCAATTTCTCCATTTAGCACCAAACCCCATGTTAGTCATTACCTCCAATAAAAACTCCCAACTCAAACTATCAAACGCTTTTTCGAAATCAACCTTGAAAATTAAACTCTTTTCATGTTTTTTCTTTTGAAACTCGAGAGTTTCATTCACGATTAGTGCTCATTCAAGGATATTCCTTCCTCTAATAAATGCGCTTTGCTCAAACCCGACAAGATTAGGTGTAACTTTTCGAGGTCTATTAGAAAGCAACTTAGCGATAATCTTATAGTAGCTACCGATTAAGCTAATTGGACGATACTCATTCAAGGATGTTCGTTTGGGTTTTTTTGGAACGGAGGTAATGAATGAAGCGTTACATCCCCAAGATATTTCTCCATTAGCCCAAAATGATTGGATAGCTGCTACGAGATCGTCTTTGATGATGTTCCAAAACTTCTTATAAACTTAAATTGAAGCCATCCGGACCAGGAGCTTTTGTACTCGCACATTCGGTTATTGCATCCCAAATTTCAGATTCATTAATGGGATTTTTCAGCTCCATCGCTTCTGTTTCTGTCAGTCTGAATCCACCATCCCCATCAGGCCCATTTGTCTCGGCCTGGCCCAAAATTTTGGGGTCTGTTACCAGTATTGTTGCAAAAAATTCCCTTATAATGTTCCAATACAGCAGCTTTCACATCGCAAGGGTTTTCATTCCAGCAACCATCTAAATTGAGGCCACGAATGTTACACTTATTATGCTTCCGAAGATTTGTGGCGTGAAAATATTTGGAGTTTTCTTCACCCTCCAATATCCATCGAATTCTAGCTTTTTGTCGCAACATATTCGATTTAATTATCTCTTTATCTAACCAACATTTTCTAGTCTCTAGCCATGTTTCCCTTTCCTTATCATTAAGTGCACCCGCCTCCGCTTTCTTTTCCCATTCAGAAGCATCATTTTTAAGCTTGTCTAATTCAATATCAAGGTTACCGAATTCAATTTTTCTCTAATCTTTCAAGGCAAATTTCACATTTTTCAGCCTATCTCTAAAAATAGAATCCTTCCTCGAGCCACTTATGTCTTTATTCCACGCCTCTCGAATGATAATATCCACCCCCTCTTTGAAGAACCACTCGTCGAACACCTTGAAAGGCTTAGGGCCAAAATCAATAACTTTATCTCTAAGGAGTAAAGGACAGTGGTCCGATTCTCTTCTTTCTAGTGCGATAACCGAAAGGTCTTCCCATAAACTAATGAATTTTTCTGACACAAGAAATCGATCCAGCTTACTAAACTTTGTACCATCGTCACTTATACGAGTAAACTTTCTTCCATTTATTGGTATCTCAATCATGTTGCACTTGTTAATGAAGTCATTGAAACACGCAACATGTCTGTTATGGAAAACACAATTAGGTCTTTCAGATTCTGCCCTCACTTCATTTAAGTCCCCACATAATACCCATGCCGAATCAATACTTCACAACAGACTATCTAAAGATTTCCACATCAGTTTCTTATCCGCATCATTATGCGGACCGTACACATTGACAATTATTGATTCCTTTCCCGATCCCTTTCAATTACCTCGAATAGCTTGGAAAAATTCATTACCTACCACACCATTTATCAAAAAACTATTCGTGTGCCAAATTAGCAACATCCCTCCCGAGTTAACCACCGCTTCCTTCTGGATCTAACCAATGTCACTGTTACCCCACAAGGAGTATACCCATCGATCATCAAACTGCTTGCACTCTGTTTCCTGGAGTGCAACAATATGAGGTCTCTCAGAAAAACATAAATTTTTTACCTACCCAAACTTTCCTTCGAAACCAAACCCTCAAGCGTTTAATGACAAAATCTTCATAGAAATAAATTTACAATGACAATACAGGAGAAGAAACTTACTAGGGATTGAGGGTTGGCCACCTCAATCCGATTTGCTCGCCAAAGTCTTTCAGTTCCGCCTTGTTTACCGATTGACTAAGGGAATTCCCAATTGAATCTGCTGTATTACGACTGGTAGCCTGTTTTTTAGATTTAGGTCTTTTGCCACATGTTTTGCAATTGAACTTATGCCCATTGACTTGATTAATTTCGGTCTTATCCATGTATTTAGCACGCTTGATTCTTGAAGACGCACTCCAACACATGATTGTCTTCCAGTAACACTCGTTGCAATAAGACACATCCCTTGTATTCAATTTTGAATTTTCAGTGCACCTGGAAGAGTGAATCGATCCCTTTTCATTCTTTTCTGCTTCTTATCTAGAGCAGGCCTTTGTTTCTCATCCGGTATAGGCCCAACGTGTGGTATACCATTATTCTGGGTTGGTACAGGCTCAACATGTGACTTCCAATTATTTTGAGGTGGCCCATTTTTATTCTTTATGCTTCTATTCATGCTCGGCCCACTAATAGGAATGTCACAATCACTTGAATGGGCTTTATCATGCTGGCCCAATGGTTACTTTCTATCATTGCATTTGGGTTTACCACATGTGGGTGGGTCCTCATTTTCAACCGCTGCATCATTATGAGTATCCTTAGCCTTTTGATTTTCTACCTGCTAATTCTTTTCATGCACCATAATATTGGTTGGTGCGCCCATATCATCCTCGTTGGAATTAGGTTTTACGCCATCATT
This genomic stretch from Rutidosis leptorrhynchoides isolate AG116_Rl617_1_P2 chromosome 11, CSIRO_AGI_Rlap_v1, whole genome shotgun sequence harbors:
- the LOC139874669 gene encoding uncharacterized protein; this translates as MTSVWSYIVKTGNYIDTIGVPFKSSFSKAIGDGATTSFWNDKWIGGDCLKNKFKRLARLDLNLDASVAIKPGCPDAWQWQASNNGIYTTKILSDLVEVFIWRARKKRLPVLIELDNRGIDLHSTRCPICDDDVESVDHSLFQCKLAHDIWFKVRDWWGVSGNAINIDESFRGKSNHRISELGMKIWQAVQWKCGYLIWKDRNQKVFKNKCWNPPVALDEIQIKSFEWIARRCKTKAFDWHTWLHT
- the LOC139874670 gene encoding uncharacterized mitochondrial protein AtMg01250-like, with product MGFGAKWRNWILSCLKSTSISILVNGSPTNEFKLGRGVRQSNPLSPFLFILVAEGLNILTKAEVRSGLFSGVEVGNDRVPISILQYANDTIFFGSWNESSILNLTKLLKCVELTSGLKVNYHKSNIFGVGVNKLKVDAMANKNGCKVGSFPFIYLGLSIGAKMNKMASWEVVAKFDKRLSD
- the LOC139874671 gene encoding uncharacterized protein; the encoded protein is MCWSASSRIKRAKYMDKTEINQVNGHKFNCKTCGKRPKSKKQATSRNTADSIGNSLSQSETECKQFDDRWVYSLWGNSDIGNEFFQAIRVRAESERPNCVFHNRHVACFNDFINKCNMIEIPINGRKFTRISDDGTKFSKLDRFLVSEKFISLWEDLSVIALERRESDHCPLLLRDKVIDFGPKPFKVFDEWFFKEGRKIEFGNLDIELDKLKNDASEWEKKAEAGALNDKERETWLETRKCWLDKEIIKSNMLRQKARIRWILEGEENSKYFHATNLRKHNKCNIRGLNLDDPKILGQAETNGPDGDGGFRLTETEAMELKNPINESEIWDAITECASTKAPGPDGFNLSL